CGATGCAAGCGGGCGATCTTGCCGGCCGTATCTCCCCGCTGCACGGTGTAGAACAGGCTGCGTTTCTGTTCAGCCTGGAACAGGTTGTCGGGAATGGCGGCCATGGATGCCTGGTCGTGCGAACCGACTTGGGGCAGGCGCAGGGCATACCCCTTGGGCACATGCTTTTGCCCGCTGAGAACCGGCTGGCGGAGGGCCGGATTCAACTGTTTGAGGACTTCGGGGGAAACCTTGAAATGGCGGCACAGATCGTCGAAAGCCGAGTAGCCCTGCAGATTCAACACACGGGTCGGTATCGGTGCATCCACATCCAGCGCACCGAAATAAGTTTCATAGTTTGATGCCACCTGGCGGGCCGCCAGGAACTCGGCATAAAAATTCCGGGACGCGAACTTGAACGACCGGCTGCGATACGATTGGTAGATCGTCTCGAAATCCCCATGCAGTGCCTTGGCCCGCTGCATGCCTGCGGCGCCGTGGTTGTAGGCGGTAATGGCCAGGGGCCAGCTTTCCAGCTTGTCGTAGTTCTCCTTGAGAAGTTGAGCGGCCGCATGGGTCGCCAATATCGGATCACGTCTTTCGTCCAGAACATAGCCGACCTCCATGAAGCGTCTGCCCGTGGAACGGGTGAACTGCCACATGCCGGCCGCACCATATTTGCTGTACGCATTGATATTGAAGGAAGATTCCACATGTGGCAGGTAGGCCAGATCGTCAGGCAGACCGTGGGATGCGAAGATCTCCCGGATGCGATCGATATAAGCGCCGGAACGCACCAGTCCGGCTTGGAATCGGTCTTTTTGGCCGATTTGGCAGCGGACCCGGTCGGCCGCGAATCTGAATTGACCCGCATCGTCAGGATCGTCGAACAACGCCGCCACCCGACGACACGTTTTTTCCGGTGAGCGGGGATTATGGGCCAGGCGTTGTAGAATGTGCTGATATTTCTCTCTCGCCAGTTTCATGCGCTTGCGATTGACTCGACTGGCACCGGGAACGTCATAGGGGATCAGTTCGATGATCTCGTAAACGATGTCCATATTCAGGCTGTCATGCACGATCCCCTGGTCGGAGCCGTATTGGGAGTATACCCGCGTCCAGAAGTTCACGTTGGGAACAATGGTGTCGGGTATGGGAAACGGATCGGGAGATGCACAGGCCGTCCCAATGTTGGCCGCCCCCATGGAGGAGGCAACGAGAAAGAGCAGAACGCAGAGTGTCCGTAGGAAAAATTTTGAAATCATGTAGAGTCACCTTTGACCAAATCCGGCAGGATTGCTTGCCTTGATGCTACCAGAGCCAGGCAAAGCAAATAGCATACCAGTATCCTGGATTCCTGGACTTCCCAAAAGTTCCCGATTGATGCCGAATTTTCGCTTTCCCACATGTCTACCATCGTGTACCGGCGTCAAAAATGGGACACCCGCTGACAACGATCGCCCCTCAAACGCTCTTGCATTTGAGGGGCGGGGGTTTTAGATTCAGCCAATGGCAATGGCCCATGTCGACCGACGGCGACCGGCCAAACGATAGACCGAGGAGCGGCGCCATGAAAATCGAGGTTCAACATATCCCTTCCCAGGGGACAAGACTGTCCTATCTCAAGCCGGCCAGAGCGTTCCCGGTGATCAAGGAGATGGAAGAGCACGGGGAGTGCCTCTTCAACACCCCCATCGCCATAGAGTTGGACGTGCTGCGCGAGCGGGAATTGATCCGGGTGGACGGCGTGGTGTCGGCCACGGTGCGGCTGGCGTGCAGTCGCTGCCTGGAAACCTACGACCATGACCTTCGGCATCGATTTCGATTGCGTTTTTCACGCCAAATCCCAACGGACGTGCATTCGGGAGGAAAAGACGAGGTGGAGCTGACCGCCGAGCAGATTGGGCTGATTTTTTTCAGGGAGGATACCATCGAGCTCAAGGATGCGATCCAGGAGCAAATCGTTCTTTCCATCCCTTACAAGCCATTGTGCAGCGAGTCATGCAAGGGCCTGTGCCCCCAATGCGGTGCGGATTTGAATCAAGGACCTTGCGGGTGTCCAGCCCAACGTGCCGGCAACCCGTTTGAAGTGTTGAAGAATCGTCAGTGGCCGACCTGATCGTCGTCACGTTTTTATGCGAGGAGAACACAACCATGAATCGCCTGCCAACGCATCGGTTCGAATCCGGTAAGGGGCATCGCCGGAAAATTTGCCTGGCCTCACCATGGGTCGGTCTGTTGGCCATCGCTTTTTTTCTCACCGGGTGTTGGCAGGATGCCATCCACATCGATGTGAACTTCCGCCGGCTGTTCGGGTTGGCCAGAGAGGACCGCGTCCTGTTCGAGGATCATCCGGTCGGAAAGGTCACCGCCATCGAATACCGGCCCGAAGGCATCTACCGGGTCGCGATCGAGGTGGACGAGGGGTATGCCCATGCCCTCACCGAGCATTCGCGATTCTACGTGGCCGGTGATCCCGGCCGGCAGGGGCACCAGGCCGTCATCATCGATCTGACCGCCGGCGGTGGCAAACGGTTGGAGGACGGTGCCACGGTGAGCGGTGAAGCCGGTTCCGACGTGTTTGCCCGCTGGAAGCGCGAGATGGAATCCGGCCTGCAGTTCCTGCAGGAACAGATTGAAAAATTCAGCCGTGATGTTCAAGGCATACCGGAAAGCGACGCTTACCAACAATTGAAGCGTTCCCTGCAGGATTGGGCCGAGGAGATGGAGCGCGCCGGCGAGGGCGCCCGCGAAAAGATCGAACGCGAATGGTTGCCGCGCATCCAGCGAGAGCTCGACGCGCTCAGGGAGCAGTTCAAGTCGCGTGGCCAGGAGGAGCGGTTGGAACCCCTGGAAAAAGAGGTCGACCGGATCCGCAACATCTGAATCGAGGTGTCAGCGTTATGGCTATCCGACTACTGGCCCGGGAACTCTACCGTCAGCAGAAGGTCGTGGAAGATCTCGAACGTCGATTGGCCGCCGGTCCGCCGGTCGATCAGGAGAAGATCAAAGAGGCTCTGCGCAAGGCCAGGGCGGAAAGGGATTATCTGCGCCGGGCCCTCGATGGAAAGATCGGGCGCTGATCGATCACTTCTTGAAAAACATGTAGGCAGCCAATCCCACCAGGATGACGGCGAAAATCCTTTTGAAGTTGGCCGTTGTGACGTGTTCCACCAGCCGCGCGCCGATCTGGGCACCGATGATGCCGCCTAGTCCCAGGAGAATCCCGGCCCGGTAGTCGACATTGGCCAGTTTGTTGTGTGCCAGCAACGCGGAGATGGAGATCACCAGAATGGCCAGAAAAGAGGTGCCTACCGCTTTTTGAGCCGCGTATCCCATGAACAGCAGAAGGGGAACCATCAGGAAGCCGCCCCCCAGCCCCGAAAAGGAGGCGCCGATCCCCACCAGTATGCCGAACAACGCCATCAGGATCAGATTTGCATTCGCACTCATCTATGAACCTTTCTGCAAGAAAGCATTCTACTAGGTCTACGGGCCATTGAAAGGACATCCACTGCCGTCCCTATTTGGACCCCGGTTGCGGCTTTGTCAACGCCGTTTTTTGGACAGGACCTGGTAATAGTGGCTCAACTTGCGGAACACTTCCGGGTCGCCGCCCTGATCCGGATGGAATTTGAGCGCCAGCTTGCGGTACAGGCGCGTCAACGACGCCTGGTCAATGGTTTTCAGCTCCTTCCAGGGCATACCGAACAAGCGGCCGGCCTCTTCGACCTTGATCTGCACGCTGCGTGGCGGATGATAGACCCGGTGACGGCGGATGAAGTCCTCCACATAGGCCTGCCAGGGCGATGTGTGGGGGACCTGGTAATCGAAATACATGATGGCGTACTTGACCAGGTCCTCGCGCAGGCCGTTGGGTTCCGGTGTGTCGATCCAGAACGCCGCGTCGGCGTTCAAGCGGCAGAGACGGGAAATAAAAAAGGCGTCCATCTGTTCTATCAGGGGCTGGTCCGGCGCCTCGTCGGGGACGAACCGTTTCAGTTCGAATATTACCGAAACGTAAAGGGCGCGCTGGTGGGTTCGAAGGGTGCGCTCCTCGGCCAGAAAGTACTGTTCCAACTCGTCCCGGGATCTGGCGTGCAGCGGCCGGAAGACCTTTTCCGGCACGCGGTGGATGTGGCGCTGTTCGCTGTGCCCGAACCGCAGGTAGTGGTAGCGGCGCTTGTCGAACAGATGGATCGGTTTCGGCGGGGTCTGGGAAGAGTTCAGGGCCGCCGGTGGACGTGTCTGCCGGCGGCTGCGATCGAACCCGATGATGACCCGCTGGATGTGGGGCTCGATAAAGTCGAACAAAATCCTGTCCAGGTCTTCGGAGTCGACCGCCATGCCGGCATTTTCAAGGGCGTCTTGCAAGGCTTCATCATAATAGTAGCCGTTGCCGCCCACGTAGACGATATAGCGCGAAGGGTCCGGTCCCAGGTCGAACAGGTCGCGACTTTTCATCCGGCCATCTTCGGGATAGGAGTGGCGGATCAGGTAATGGGTCTTCCCCTGCTTTTTGACTCGGGCAAGGTACATGTCGGGTTTCTTGACGACGAATCGTATATAGGGTTGTTTGTTGAAATCGTTTGGCTCAAGAAAGATTGGATGAGCATCACTCCGGGTTGGAAAGGCTTTTCCTGAGCGCTTCGATGCACTCGTCGCAGTTGTTCTGTCGTCGATTGCCACCGGCGCAGTAGTTCAGAAAAGATTGAATCCAATCTTGACCCGCCCGTGGACAGGTAAAAATATATTCGATGAAGCAGACCAAACGTTCGATGGTCTTGGGATCGATGGCATGCTCCATCTTGCAGGCCGAGGTTTCAGCCGTCAGCGGGTCGATTTGAAGCACCTTCAACAGGAACTCCTTGATCACTGCATGACGATGGGCGATGTCGCGGGCGATGCGCTTTCCCTTGGCCGTCAGGGTAATGTAACTGTAGGGCTGGTAGTTGATGTACCCTTTTTCCGAGAGGGCCTTCAGACCGCCGGTGACCGAGCCCCTTTGGATTTGCAATCGATCGGCAATCTCTTTGGCTCTGGCGACTTTCTGGGTCTCTTCGAGTTCAAGGATTGCCTCGAGGTAGTTTTCCAGGCTATCGGAAAGATCGTCGCGGGTGGACATTCTGTCTCCTTTCAATTTGGCCTGAAAATAACATCCCTGTCTTTATTAGTCAAAATTAAAAAAATAGGTTGTGCAATAAAAACGTATTGACAACATTAAAAGTTAGGTGTAGCTAACATTCCCAAACTTTCCACAACCAGGCAGATCTTCGGGAGGCGCGACATGCCGAGAGTGAATATGAGACAGATGAGATCCAAACAGTCCGGGACCATCGCCGCCATCACCGCGGCCGGTGAATTGGGGCGCCGCATTCGCGACATGGGCCTGGTGCCGGGCACCCGCATCACCGTCCAGGGTCGGGCGCCCCTGTATGACCCGGTGGCCTTGCGCTTGATGGGATTCACCTTAACCTTACGGAACAGCGAAGCCGATTATATCGATGTGGAGGTAGACGATTAACATGGAAGCCATGATCGCCCTGGCCGGCAATCCGAACTGCGGTAAAACCACCTTGTTCAACAGCCTCACCGGGGCACGCCAGCACGTGGGCAACTATCCGGGGGTGACCGTCGAGAAGAAAGAGGGCATCTACCGTCTCAACGGCCACAGGTTCAACATCGTCGACCTGCCCGGAACCTACTCCCTGACCGCCTATTCTCTCGAGGAGGTGGTGGCCCGTGACTTTTTGATCAATGAGAAGCCCGGTGTGGTGATCAATATCGTGGATGCCTCCAACCTGGAGCGCAACTTGTACCTGACGCTGCAGTTCATCGAGATGGGCATGCCGGTGTGCATCGCCTTGAACATGATCGACATGGCTTACAGCCGCGGGATCAAGATCGACCACGAGGCCCTTTCGCGTTTGCTGGGCGTTCCGGTGGTGCCGACCATGGCCCGCAGCGGACAGGGCAAGGAGGATCTGATCCGGGCCGCGCGCCAGGTACTCGAAAAGGAAGGCGGGCGAACCGAACTGAAGATTTCCTATGGACCGGATATCGACGTCGGATTGGATCGAATGGAAGCCATCATCCGTGAGGTCGGTTTCATGACCGATACCTATCCCTCCCGCTGGCTCGCCCTCAAGTATATGGAAAGCGACGAACAGATTCGTTGCCTGGGCAAGCAGCGCGATGCCCAGACGGCAGAGAAGTTGGAAAGCATCGTTGAGGAGG
This Desulfatitalea tepidiphila DNA region includes the following protein-coding sequences:
- a CDS encoding YceD family protein, which gives rise to MKIEVQHIPSQGTRLSYLKPARAFPVIKEMEEHGECLFNTPIAIELDVLRERELIRVDGVVSATVRLACSRCLETYDHDLRHRFRLRFSRQIPTDVHSGGKDEVELTAEQIGLIFFREDTIELKDAIQEQIVLSIPYKPLCSESCKGLCPQCGADLNQGPCGCPAQRAGNPFEVLKNRQWPT
- a CDS encoding LysM peptidoglycan-binding domain-containing protein; its protein translation is MISKFFLRTLCVLLFLVASSMGAANIGTACASPDPFPIPDTIVPNVNFWTRVYSQYGSDQGIVHDSLNMDIVYEIIELIPYDVPGASRVNRKRMKLAREKYQHILQRLAHNPRSPEKTCRRVAALFDDPDDAGQFRFAADRVRCQIGQKDRFQAGLVRSGAYIDRIREIFASHGLPDDLAYLPHVESSFNINAYSKYGAAGMWQFTRSTGRRFMEVGYVLDERRDPILATHAAAQLLKENYDKLESWPLAITAYNHGAAGMQRAKALHGDFETIYQSYRSRSFKFASRNFYAEFLAARQVASNYETYFGALDVDAPIPTRVLNLQGYSAFDDLCRHFKVSPEVLKQLNPALRQPVLSGQKHVPKGYALRLPQVGSHDQASMAAIPDNLFQAEQKRSLFYTVQRGDTAGKIARLHRVRLDDLILANNLNHRAEIYPHQTLRIPAGGDRRPATTAPAIATPETVLAENTPVPPAAAPEAVANVSSPTDTVEPDHYPQPLLASVIPLTSADAESDADSNTADLDRQARNVEIVTADVAFERIIQYKGQLVGILQVEVEETLGHYAEWARVSTQRVRRLNGLPHGHVLQLHQKIRIPLGRTSAESFEQNRYEYHKRLQEDFYAVYRVGELQPYRVQRGDSIWTLCRGKFDIPMWLLKHCNPEVDLAALKFHQKLIIPTIERASAADAAPENEADPDIDEAVEDTEADPPDQV
- a CDS encoding FeoA family protein; this translates as MRSKQSGTIAAITAAGELGRRIRDMGLVPGTRITVQGRAPLYDPVALRLMGFTLTLRNSEADYIDVEVDD
- a CDS encoding DnaJ domain-containing protein, whose amino-acid sequence is MYLARVKKQGKTHYLIRHSYPEDGRMKSRDLFDLGPDPSRYIVYVGGNGYYYDEALQDALENAGMAVDSEDLDRILFDFIEPHIQRVIIGFDRSRRQTRPPAALNSSQTPPKPIHLFDKRRYHYLRFGHSEQRHIHRVPEKVFRPLHARSRDELEQYFLAEERTLRTHQRALYVSVIFELKRFVPDEAPDQPLIEQMDAFFISRLCRLNADAAFWIDTPEPNGLREDLVKYAIMYFDYQVPHTSPWQAYVEDFIRRHRVYHPPRSVQIKVEEAGRLFGMPWKELKTIDQASLTRLYRKLALKFHPDQGGDPEVFRKLSHYYQVLSKKRR
- a CDS encoding metal-dependent transcriptional regulator, with protein sequence MSTRDDLSDSLENYLEAILELEETQKVARAKEIADRLQIQRGSVTGGLKALSEKGYINYQPYSYITLTAKGKRIARDIAHRHAVIKEFLLKVLQIDPLTAETSACKMEHAIDPKTIERLVCFIEYIFTCPRAGQDWIQSFLNYCAGGNRRQNNCDECIEALRKSLSNPE
- a CDS encoding sulfite exporter TauE/SafE family protein, with amino-acid sequence MSANANLILMALFGILVGIGASFSGLGGGFLMVPLLLFMGYAAQKAVGTSFLAILVISISALLAHNKLANVDYRAGILLGLGGIIGAQIGARLVEHVTTANFKRIFAVILVGLAAYMFFKK